Proteins encoded by one window of Anaerosalibacter sp. Marseille-P3206:
- a CDS encoding glycosyltransferase family 4 protein, giving the protein MENCLIPFITATILSFVMTPIARKIAYRVKAIDIPKDARRVHKKPIPLLGGLAIYISTIITILIFLPLDKTTFSIIIGGSIIVISGIIDDTKDLSPKMKLLFQILAAVVLVIGGIKIDFITNPFKGGLLYLKGFSIPLTIFWIVGITNTVNLIDGLDGLAAGVSLIASMSLFFVASRFMYEPIMIMSLVLAGSCLGFLPFNFNPAKIFMGDTGALFLGFMLSIISIEGVMKSVATIAIVVPIIILGLPIFDTTFAIFRRLLNGRPIMEADKGHLHHKLLQRGLSQRQTVLILYAISAVFGFSAVLIAKANSKQAVIIAGIVIVLTILLARRLGLVEKRKNEEREEE; this is encoded by the coding sequence ATGGAAAATTGTCTAATACCATTTATTACAGCAACAATCTTATCCTTTGTAATGACACCCATTGCAAGGAAAATTGCATATAGAGTAAAAGCCATAGACATACCAAAAGATGCAAGAAGAGTACACAAAAAACCTATTCCTCTATTGGGAGGACTTGCAATATACATTTCAACAATTATTACAATTCTAATTTTTTTGCCATTAGATAAGACTACATTTTCAATAATAATTGGAGGTAGTATTATTGTTATTTCAGGAATAATAGATGATACCAAAGATTTGAGTCCTAAGATGAAATTATTATTTCAAATACTCGCAGCTGTAGTCCTAGTTATAGGTGGTATAAAAATAGATTTTATAACCAATCCTTTCAAAGGGGGACTATTGTATCTTAAAGGCTTTTCTATACCATTGACTATATTTTGGATAGTGGGAATTACAAATACTGTTAATCTAATAGATGGACTAGATGGTTTAGCAGCAGGAGTATCTCTTATAGCTAGTATGTCGTTGTTCTTTGTGGCAAGTAGATTTATGTATGAACCTATTATGATTATGTCACTTGTTCTTGCTGGTTCTTGTTTAGGATTTTTACCATTCAATTTCAATCCAGCAAAGATATTCATGGGGGATACAGGAGCACTTTTTTTAGGATTTATGCTATCTATAATCTCTATTGAAGGTGTAATGAAAAGTGTAGCTACAATAGCCATAGTAGTTCCAATAATTATATTGGGATTACCAATATTTGATACTACTTTTGCCATATTTAGAAGGCTATTAAATGGAAGACCTATAATGGAAGCGGATAAAGGACATTTGCATCATAAGCTTCTTCAAAGGGGTCTTAGTCAAAGGCAAACAGTTCTTATATTGTATGCAATAAGTGCAGTATTTGGATTTTCAGCAGTATTAATAGCAAAGGCAAATAGCAAACAAGCTGTTATAATTGCGGGAATAGTGATTGTTTTAACTATACTTCTTGCTAGGAGATTAGGGCTTGTAGAAAAGAGAAAAAATGAAGAAAGGGAAGAAGAATAG
- the rpiB gene encoding ribose 5-phosphate isomerase B, whose amino-acid sequence MKIGIGSDHGGYELKEIIVKYLEDEGIEYVDYGTNSLDSVDYPEFGQKVAEAVKNKEVDRGIIVCGTGIGISISANKVPGIRCALCGDTYSARMSIEHNNANMLALGGRVVGRDLAIEIVSTWLKAIFQGGRHERRINKISDIERKYMV is encoded by the coding sequence ATGAAAATTGGTATTGGTTCAGATCATGGTGGATATGAATTGAAGGAAATTATTGTGAAGTATTTAGAAGATGAAGGGATAGAGTATGTTGACTATGGAACAAATTCCCTAGATTCTGTAGATTATCCTGAGTTTGGACAAAAGGTTGCAGAGGCTGTTAAAAACAAAGAAGTAGATAGAGGTATTATTGTATGTGGAACTGGAATTGGAATATCTATATCTGCTAACAAGGTACCAGGTATTAGATGTGCTCTATGCGGTGATACTTATTCAGCTAGAATGAGTATAGAACACAACAATGCTAATATGTTAGCATTAGGTGGAAGAGTAGTGGGAAGGGATTTGGCTATCGAAATTGTTTCTACATGGCTTAAGGCAATTTTCCAAGGTGGAAGACATGAAAGAAGAATTAATAAAATTTCTGACATAGAGAGAAAGTATATGGTATAA
- the wecB gene encoding non-hydrolyzing UDP-N-acetylglucosamine 2-epimerase: MKVLTVFGTRPEAIKMAPIVKTMEQYEEIENIVCVTAQHRQMLDQVLNLFDIKPDYDLNIFKPGQTLTEITTRALKGLEEVIIETKPDLLLVQGDTTTVFAGALAAFYQKVKIGHVEAGLRSGNIYSPYPEEANRKLTGIMTDFHFAPTERNRQNLLREGYPDEKIFVTGNTVIDALFHVIKEDYVFEEELLNNIDFKNKKVILMTAHRRENIGKPMENIFNAVLRAVEKYEEVEVVFPIHLNPKVRNIAYKVFDNHPRIHLVEPLDYEPFTNLMAKSHLVVTDSGGLQEEAPSLGKPVLVVREETERPEGIIAGTAKLVGTLEENIFRELDLLLSDHNEYTKMANAVNPYGDGKASKHIIDVILQNIR; this comes from the coding sequence ATGAAAGTTTTGACCGTATTTGGTACGAGGCCAGAAGCTATCAAGATGGCACCTATAGTGAAGACTATGGAACAATATGAAGAAATAGAAAATATAGTATGTGTTACTGCTCAACATAGACAGATGTTAGATCAAGTACTTAATCTATTTGATATAAAACCTGATTATGATTTGAACATATTTAAACCTGGACAAACCTTAACTGAAATCACTACAAGGGCGTTAAAGGGCTTAGAAGAAGTTATTATTGAAACTAAACCAGATTTATTGCTAGTTCAAGGAGATACAACAACAGTATTTGCAGGAGCGTTGGCTGCATTTTATCAGAAGGTGAAAATAGGTCATGTAGAAGCAGGTCTAAGAAGCGGAAATATATATTCACCTTATCCAGAAGAAGCAAATAGAAAGCTTACAGGTATTATGACAGATTTTCATTTTGCTCCTACAGAGAGAAATAGGCAAAATTTACTTAGAGAAGGATATCCTGATGAAAAGATATTCGTAACTGGAAATACTGTAATTGATGCACTTTTTCATGTGATTAAAGAAGACTATGTATTTGAAGAAGAACTTTTAAATAATATAGATTTTAAAAACAAAAAGGTCATCTTAATGACTGCTCACAGAAGAGAAAATATTGGAAAGCCAATGGAAAACATATTTAATGCAGTTTTAAGAGCTGTAGAAAAATACGAAGAAGTAGAAGTTGTATTTCCAATACATTTAAATCCAAAGGTTAGAAATATTGCATACAAGGTATTTGACAATCATCCTAGAATCCATTTGGTTGAACCATTAGATTATGAACCTTTTACAAATTTAATGGCAAAATCTCATCTTGTTGTTACTGATTCAGGGGGACTTCAAGAAGAAGCTCCAAGCCTTGGAAAACCTGTATTGGTTGTAAGGGAAGAGACAGAAAGACCAGAGGGAATAATAGCAGGAACTGCAAAATTAGTTGGCACACTAGAAGAAAATATATTTAGAGAATTAGATCTATTGTTGTCAGATCATAATGAATATACAAAGATGGCAAACGCAGTAAATCCCTATGGGGATGGTAAAGCTTCTAAACACATAATTGACGTTATTTTACAAAACATTAGATAA
- a CDS encoding L-threonylcarbamoyladenylate synthase, translated as MKTIIKKVNRENPNEKIIMMASEIIKNGGVVAFPTETVYGLGGNSFDENAIDKIFIAKGRPQDNPLILHVSSIDEVYPLVERVDEKARLLMERFWPGPLTLVFNKSEKVSYKLTGGLDTVAIRMPKHNVALSLIKHSGVPIAAPSANTSGRPSPTEAKHVIEDMSDKIDMIIDGGSTGIGVESTVLDVSMDVPVILRPGGITIEDLLKIFPKVEYDQSILKDNVVPKSPGQKYKHYAPKAKMVVYNGEVENITTAIKNHAHQLVLEGKVVGIMATEETVANYDEGSVLVVGSRNKRDTIAQNLFSVLREFDSLNVDVILAEGIDTKGIGTAIMNRMKKACGGDIRHV; from the coding sequence ATTATAATGATGGCTTCAGAGATTATAAAAAATGGAGGAGTTGTTGCTTTTCCTACTGAGACAGTTTACGGATTGGGTGGCAACTCTTTTGATGAAAATGCAATAGATAAAATATTTATAGCTAAAGGTAGGCCTCAGGACAATCCTCTCATACTTCATGTATCTAGTATAGATGAAGTATATCCACTGGTTGAGAGGGTAGATGAAAAGGCAAGGCTTTTAATGGAAAGATTTTGGCCTGGTCCTCTTACTTTGGTATTTAATAAAAGCGAAAAAGTGTCTTATAAATTGACAGGAGGATTAGATACTGTAGCTATAAGAATGCCTAAACACAATGTGGCACTTAGCCTTATTAAGCATTCGGGTGTCCCTATTGCTGCTCCAAGTGCTAATACTTCAGGAAGACCTAGTCCAACAGAGGCAAAGCATGTTATAGAAGATATGAGTGATAAGATTGACATGATAATAGATGGAGGTAGTACTGGAATAGGTGTGGAGTCAACAGTACTGGATGTTTCCATGGATGTGCCTGTTATATTAAGACCTGGTGGAATCACTATAGAAGACTTGCTTAAAATATTCCCTAAAGTAGAATATGACCAAAGTATATTAAAAGATAATGTTGTTCCCAAGTCTCCAGGACAAAAGTATAAGCATTATGCACCAAAGGCAAAAATGGTAGTATATAATGGAGAAGTTGAAAACATCACAACTGCTATAAAAAATCATGCCCATCAATTGGTTTTGGAAGGAAAAGTAGTAGGGATAATGGCTACTGAGGAGACAGTGGCTAATTATGATGAAGGTAGTGTACTTGTAGTGGGAAGTAGAAATAAAAGAGATACTATAGCACAAAACCTTTTTAGTGTATTGAGAGAATTCGATAGTTTAAATGTAGATGTAATATTAGCTGAAGGAATAGATACTAAAGGAATTGGAACTGCTATTATGAATAGAATGAAAAAAGCTTGTGGTGGTGATATAAGACATGTGTAA
- the upp gene encoding uracil phosphoribosyltransferase: MGSVTVLDHPLIKHKLTFIRDKNTGSKEFRELVKEVSMLMAYEVTRDLALEEIEIETPVSKMKSEVIAGKKLGLVPILRAGLGMVDGMLNLLPAAKVGHIGLYRDPETFKPVEYYCKLPQDIDERDLIVLDPMLATGGSAVAAIQFLKDRGANHIKLMNLIAAPEGVEAVRKAHPDVDIYVASIDEKLNEHAYIVPGLGDAGDRLFGTK, translated from the coding sequence ATGGGTAGTGTAACAGTATTGGATCATCCTTTAATAAAGCATAAATTGACTTTTATAAGGGATAAAAACACAGGGTCTAAAGAGTTTAGGGAACTAGTAAAAGAAGTTTCTATGCTTATGGCCTATGAAGTGACAAGGGATCTTGCCCTTGAGGAAATAGAAATAGAAACGCCTGTTTCTAAGATGAAATCTGAAGTAATAGCTGGGAAAAAATTAGGTCTTGTACCTATTTTGAGAGCAGGTTTAGGTATGGTAGATGGTATGCTTAATTTACTGCCTGCAGCAAAAGTGGGTCATATTGGGCTTTATAGAGATCCTGAAACTTTTAAGCCTGTAGAATATTATTGTAAATTACCTCAAGATATTGATGAGAGAGATTTAATAGTTCTTGATCCTATGCTTGCAACAGGTGGTTCTGCAGTGGCAGCTATTCAGTTTTTAAAAGACAGAGGAGCAAATCATATTAAGTTGATGAATTTAATAGCTGCACCAGAAGGCGTTGAAGCAGTAAGAAAGGCTCATCCAGATGTGGATATTTATGTTGCTAGTATAGATGAAAAACTAAATGAACATGCCTACATAGTTCCCGGACTAGGAGATGCAGGAGACAGATTGTTTGGTACAAAATAA
- a CDS encoding low molecular weight protein arginine phosphatase, producing the protein MCNEVKRILFVCTGNTCRSPMAEAILKDMLEKNNIENVEVQSRGLYASEGQSASDEAIEVLSREGIDLSGHRGKQIKQSVILDSDLILTMTKGHKEILLKYFPNLKEKVYTLKEYAYGVESDVIDPFGRGIVAYEVALEDIKKALAKIIGQGDRFTVPQKGTMNLSLRPNKEE; encoded by the coding sequence ATGTGTAATGAAGTTAAAAGAATTCTCTTTGTGTGTACAGGAAATACTTGCAGAAGTCCTATGGCAGAAGCTATACTTAAAGATATGCTAGAAAAAAACAATATAGAAAATGTAGAAGTACAATCTCGAGGGCTATATGCATCAGAGGGGCAAAGTGCAAGTGATGAAGCTATTGAAGTATTGAGTAGAGAAGGAATAGACCTAAGTGGTCACAGAGGAAAACAGATTAAGCAAAGTGTAATATTGGATTCAGATTTGATATTAACTATGACTAAAGGGCATAAGGAAATACTTCTTAAATATTTTCCGAATCTAAAGGAAAAAGTCTATACACTAAAAGAATATGCCTATGGCGTAGAATCTGATGTGATAGACCCTTTTGGAAGAGGAATAGTTGCCTATGAGGTAGCATTAGAAGATATAAAAAAAGCATTAGCAAAAATAATAGGACAAGGGGACAGGTTCACTGTCCCACAAAAAGGGACAATGAACCTGTCCCTCCGTCCTAATAAGGAGGAATGA
- a CDS encoding acetyl-CoA C-acetyltransferase, protein MREVVIASAVRTPIGTFGGSFKNVSAVDLGTAAVKEAIKRAGIEANQVEELIFGNVLQAGLGQNVARQVSVAAGIPIEVPSFTVNKVCGSGLKTVALAAQAILAGESDIIVAGGTENMSRAPYILNDARWGQRMGDGKLVDYMIHDGLWDIFNDYHMGITAENVAEKWNLTREEQDEFSLQSQLRAEEAIKSGRFKDEIVPIEVPQRKKDPIIVDTDEHPRFGSTIEGMAKLRPAFKKDGTVTAGNASGINDGAAALVIMSKEKADELGIKPLATIVSYASAGVEPSLMGTGPIPSSRKALLKANLTIDDIDLVEANEAFAAQSLAVVKELGLDPEKTNVNGGAIALGHPIGASGARILVTLLYEMAKRDAHQGLATLCIGGGQGIALIVRR, encoded by the coding sequence ATGAGAGAAGTTGTTATTGCTAGTGCAGTTAGAACACCTATTGGAACATTTGGTGGAAGCTTTAAAAATGTTTCAGCTGTTGATTTAGGAACAGCTGCTGTAAAAGAAGCAATAAAAAGAGCAGGTATAGAAGCAAATCAAGTTGAAGAACTTATATTTGGAAATGTACTGCAAGCTGGTTTAGGTCAAAACGTAGCCAGACAAGTATCTGTTGCTGCAGGTATCCCTATAGAAGTACCATCTTTTACTGTAAACAAGGTATGTGGTTCAGGACTTAAAACTGTAGCTCTAGCAGCTCAAGCTATATTAGCTGGGGAATCTGACATAATTGTAGCTGGAGGAACAGAAAACATGAGCCGAGCTCCATATATACTTAATGACGCAAGATGGGGCCAAAGAATGGGCGATGGAAAATTAGTTGACTATATGATACATGATGGACTTTGGGATATTTTCAATGATTATCATATGGGTATTACTGCCGAAAATGTAGCGGAAAAATGGAATTTAACTAGAGAAGAACAAGATGAATTCTCACTACAAAGTCAACTTAGAGCTGAGGAAGCTATAAAAAGTGGAAGATTTAAAGATGAAATAGTGCCAATAGAAGTTCCACAGAGAAAGAAAGATCCAATCATAGTGGATACAGATGAACATCCAAGATTTGGTTCTACAATAGAAGGAATGGCTAAGTTAAGACCTGCTTTCAAAAAAGATGGAACCGTAACTGCTGGTAATGCCTCTGGAATAAATGACGGTGCTGCAGCACTTGTAATCATGTCAAAAGAAAAAGCAGATGAATTGGGAATAAAACCACTTGCAACTATAGTTTCCTATGCTTCAGCAGGAGTTGAACCAAGTTTAATGGGAACTGGTCCAATACCATCTTCAAGAAAAGCACTTCTAAAAGCTAATTTAACTATTGATGATATAGATTTAGTAGAAGCAAATGAAGCTTTTGCTGCCCAATCATTGGCGGTAGTTAAGGAATTAGGTTTAGATCCTGAAAAGACTAATGTAAATGGTGGAGCTATTGCTCTAGGTCATCCAATAGGAGCATCTGGTGCCAGAATATTAGTTACACTACTATATGAAATGGCAAAGAGAGATGCACATCAAGGTTTAGCTACACTATGTATTGGTGGAGGCCAAGGTATAGCACTAATAGTTAGAAGATAA